DNA sequence from the Rubripirellula tenax genome:
CAATTGGTTGCGGCTTCATCCGGAAGACCGCGTCAAAACCAATTACACGAATTGGACATTCAGCCAAACGACGCGGCGAATGCCCGAATTCGCGGCTCCCGGTATTGGGCGGCAGAGCACCGAAGTAACGCTCGACGTCGAGATCGGCGACAAAGCCAGCGGCGTGCTATATGCAGTCGGGGGCAGCGGTGGTGGCTTGACTGTGTTCATGGACGAAGGCCACCTCGTTTATGAATACAACATGATGATCATCGAAAACTATTCGCTGAAGTCGGCCAAGCCACTGTCGGCGGGCGAGCACACGATCACAATCTCGACCGACATCGAAGGCCCTGGCAAAGCGGGCGTCGCCGACGTCCGCGTCGATGGCGAGTCGATCGGCAAAGCAACGATCGCTCGAACCGTCCCCGCGGCCTTCAGCGCCACGGAGTCATTCGACGTTGGGATCGACCTGGGGTCGCCCGTGTCTCGTGCCTACCACGATCGACGTCCCTTTGCGTTCGATGGGAAGATCTCAAAAATGACTGTCCAACTGAAGTAACCCGTTCCTCCAGGAATCTATCAACATGAGACTGACTGCTCTATTGCTCTTGATCGCGGCTACACTTTCGGCGGTTGCAAGCGTCGCTTCCGCCGCGGACAAACCGAACATCCTGGTCATCATGGGCGACGACATTGGGTGGTTCAATCCGAGTTGTTACAACCACGGCATGATGGGATATCAAACGCCCAACATTGATTCGATTGCACGCGGCGGAGTGATGTTCACGGATGCCTATGGCCAACAAAGTTGCACGGCCGGGCGAGCGGCGTTCATCACTGGGCAATGCCCCAAGCGAACGGGACTGCTCAAAATTGGAATGCCTGGCGAGGATTCCGGATTGCAAAAAGAAGATCCGACCATCGCCGAACTCCTCAAGCCGATGGGTTACGCGACCGGGCAATTCGGTAAGAACCACCTCGGCGATCTCGATAAGTATCTGCCGACCAACCACGGCTTCGATGAGTTCTACGGCAACCTGTACCACCTCAACGCCGAAGAAGAACCCGAAGATCCGGACTATCCCAAGGATCCCGAGTTCCGCAAGAAGTTCGGTCCACGCGGTGTGATCAAGTCCAGTGCCGACGGAAAAATCGAAGACACCGGGCCGCTGACCAGCAAGCGAATGGAAACCATCGACACCGAATTCCTCGGCGGTGCGATGGACTTCATCGACCGACAACACAAAGCCGACAAGCCATTCTTCTGTTGGTTCAATTCGACTCGCATGCACATCTTCACGCACTTGCAAGACGAAGCCAAGGGAAAGACCGGGCGCGGCATCTACGCCGACGGCATGGTCGAACACGACGGTCACGTTGGTCAATTGCTTGGTAAGCTCGATGAACTCGGCATCACCGAAAACACGATCGTGATCTACACGACCGACAACGGAGCCGAAAAGTTTTCATGGCCCGACGGAGGAACGAGTCCCTTCCGTGGTGAGAAAGCGTCGACGTGGGAAGGCGGCATTCGCGTGCCGTTCGCAATCCGCTGGCCAGCTGCGATCAAGGGCGGACGTGTCTCCAACGAAATCGTCTCGCTCGAAGACTGCCTGCCAACGTTGCTCGCCGCTGCGGGCGAACCCGCGATCAAAGAGAAGTTGCTCAAGGGCCATCAAGCGGGCGACACCACCTACAAAGTCCACGTCGACGGCTACAATTTCTTGCCGTATTTGAAAGGCGAAGTCGAATCTGGACCGCGAGACACGTACTTTGCTTTCGTCGACGACGGCAGCCTTGGTGCGCTGCGATACAAGGCGTTCAAGTTTCACTTTTCAACCCAAACGCGAGATGGCATCGGGTCATGGTTCTTCAAGCAAGAAGAACGCAAGGCACCGCTGGTCATTGACTTGCGAGCCGACCCGTTCGAGGTCGCGCCCGAAGATTCTTCGTACTACGACGATTGGCTCGTGCGTCACATGTATGTGATGGTGCCCCTGAAAAACCTTGTCGGCAACTTCATGGCCACATTCAAGGACTTCCCCGTCCGGCAAGAAAGCGGCACCTTCACCCCCAAACAATAACGAACTCACCCTCCTTTTTTCATACCTCCATCTTATTACCAAAGTTCATTGGTGAGGAGATTGCTAAGAAAATGGAGGTAAGGAAATAAAACCCCAACACCCACGACTCTTCATTTCCTTACCTCCATTTTCGCACCAAAAATTCCCCCGACACTTTTCCCTGGCAAACTGCAATGCCCGTCCGATGTGCTCATTCGATTGCAAACCTTTCCACGGACGAGTTCGGTGAACTTGATTACCGGGTGATGGGGCATGCGTTTGATATGCACAACGAACTGGGGCGATTGGCGGATGAACGAATTTACCAAGCCGATCTAGCTGCTCGGATTGAGACGACCGGCATGAGGACTCGTCGCGAGTTCAAGATCCAACTTTCGCATCAGTCGTTTTGCAAATCGTTGTTCGTTGACTTCGTCGTCGCGGATCGGGGTGTGTATGAGTTGAAGGCAGTCAAGAAGATCACGGACGCTCACCTTGGGCAGTTGTTGACGTACCTGCTGTTACTCGATTTGTCGCATGGGAAAATCATTGACTTCGGATCTTCCGAAGTGGAATCCAAATTCGTCAACGCCACGCTCGACTCAGAATCGCGTCGAGCGTTTCGAATCAATGCATCCGACTATCGCGGCGAGGACCATTTTCGAGATCTCGTGATCGAACTGCTTCGAGATTGGGGAACCTCGCTGACCTTGTCGCTTTACATCGAAGCAATCGAACACCTGCTCGGCGGAAACCAAGTGGCCACTGCGATGCTACCGCTCAATCGAAACGGCGTTCCCCTGGGCAACCAGCGTTTTCAGCTCGCTTCAAGCGACACCGCGTTTAGGTTGACCGCAATGAAACAAGGCCTTGACGCATTTCAGAAACAGCTGTCGAGGCTCGTGCTGCACAGTCCACTTCAAGCGATCCACTGGGTCAATATCGCCCACGCTTTAGTCACCTTTCGTACGATCCGCCGCGCATCGTGCAAAGTTTGGTAAGAAAATGGAGGTAAGAAAATCCCAGCACCGATCACCCAATTCTCTCTTTATATTTTCTTACCTCCATTTTCTTACCAAAACCCCGTCCTCCATTCGCTTCACTGACGACATGCCTCTTCTTACAAAACAATTGATTGCCTCACTCTTGGTGATCGTCATCGCCTGTTTGGGCTGTGATCGTTGCCTGGGTCAGTCTGCCGATGCGATCTTCGTTGGTGGTGACATCATCACCGTCAATGACGTGTCGCCGTCGGCGGAAGCCATTGCGATTCGTGATGGCAAAATCGTTGCGGTGGGCGATCGCGACGCGGTGATGCAGACCCGCGGGCCTGAGACAAAGATTGTTGATCTGGATGGTCAAACGATGCTGCCGGGATTCATCGACGGTCACAGCCATTTTATCAACGCTCTTTCCGTCGCCAATCAAGCCAACGTCTATCCGCCGCCGTTCGGGCCGGGTGATTCCGTCGACGCGATTGTCAGCGCCGTTAAGACGCTGCAAGCCGAGCAGCAGTTTTCGCCCGGCGAATTGATCATGGCGTATGGCTATGACGACAATGCTTTGCCAGCGGATCGCAAGTTGACAGCGGCTGACTTGGATGCGGCGTTCGCCGACAACCCCGTCATTGTTCAACATGTGTCCCTGCACGGTGCCGTGCTGAACTCGGCCGCACTGAAGAAATACGCAATCACGGCAGAAACCGCCACGCCGCCCGGTGGGATCATCCTGCGGAAACCGGGCACGAACGAACCCGAGGGCTTGTTGATGGAAACGGCGTACCTGCCAATTTTTGAGTCGCTTGAAAAACCCAAGGGTGAGGCTCTCATCCAAGCCATCCAACGTGGACAGCAAATCTACGCTGAAGCGGGCATCACGACGTCTCATGAGGGCTCGTCGACTGCGTTGGATGTGCAGATTTTGAACCGTGCCGCCACCAACGGGGAACTTTACATCGACGTCATTGCGTTTCCGTTCATCACGGAACTCGATCGGGTACTGACGTCGTTTCTGGCCAATCAATTCGGCAAGTACAACCAACGATTCAAACTTGGCGGCGTCAAAATCACGATCGACGGTTCACCCCAGGGCAAGACCGCGGAGTTCACGACGCCGTATCTGACCGGCGGCCCCGGCGGCGAACCACGTTGGCGAGGCGAACCGACGTTTCCGATTGAAACGTTCGACGGCATGGTGAAGAAAGTTTACGACGCGGGCTTGCCGTTGATCGTGCATTGTAATGGCGACGCGGCGATCGACCATCTGTTGGCGGCGCACGAAAAGGCGTTGGGCGACAAGAAGTCCGACGATCATCGAACGGGCATCATTCACTGCCAATTCGTGCGGAAGGATCAACTCGACAAGATCGCCGAGTATAAGCTGTTCCCTTCGTTCTACACCGAGCACACGTACTTCTTCGCGGCCACGCACATTCAAAACCGCGGGCTGGAACAGGCATCGTTTCTAAGCCCGCTGAAATCATCGCTGGATCGAGGCATCCGGTTCGCTAACCACACCGATTTCAACGTCGCTCCGATCGACCAAATGTTCGTGATCTGGTCGGCGGTCAATCGCATGTCACGTGAAGGCGAAGTGCTTGATCCAGAACAGCGGATTTCAGCGATCGAAGCGATCAAGGCGGTGACTATTCACCCGGCGTATTGGTGTCGCGAGAAAGATCGCAAGGGATCGCTCGAAGTCGGCAAACTGGCCGACTTTGTGATCTTGGACAAGAACCCGCAGAAGGTCGACCCAATCGCGATCAAGGACATTCGTGTGATAAAAACAATCAAGGAAGGCGTGACTGTTTTTGCGTTGCCCAATCCAAGGAGACCAGAGTGAAGCACACCTCTGATCGCGTCTCGTGAAAAATCTGGCAAGAAAATGGAGGTAAGAAAATAAAAACTTCCATGCGCACCGCTTGATTTTCTTACCTCCATTTTCTTACCAAAACCAGTTCTCAATGATCCAACAAAACGCAGTCGAAGCCATGAAAACAGTCTGTTCACTTCTGATCTTCGCTCTCCTGTCGACACCTGTCGCGGCCCAAGACTCGTTGCCGTCTTGGAATGACGGGGCGTCGAAGCAAGCGATCGTTGCGTTTGTGAAGAAGGTAACGACCGAGGGTTCCGAGTCGTTCGTTCCGGCGGCGGAGCGGATTGCGGTGTTCGACAATGACGGCACGTTGTGGTGCGAGTTCCCGCTGCCCAACCAAGCCACCTTTGCGTTCGACGAAATCAAGCGTCTGTTGCCCGAGAATCCCGTTTGGAAAGACGATCCTGCCGTCACGGCGCTGGTCAGCGGTGATGTTGCGGCCTTGAAGGCCGACCACAACGCGGGCTTGATAAAGATCATCGCGTTGACGCACGCGGGGCTGACGCCTGACGAGTTTGACGAGCGAGTACAGAACTGGCTGGCGACCGCAAAACATCCCAAGTTCGACTGTGCTTACACGAACGTCATTTACCAACCGATGTTGGAAGTGCTCAATTACTTGCGAGCCAATGACTTTGAAACGTGGATCGTGTCGGGCGGCGGCAAGGACTTCATGCGAGTGTTCGCCGAAGCGACGTACGGGATCCCGCCCCAGCAAATCATCGGTTCGTACGGGAAGCTGAAGTATGAACTGAAAGAGGGTAAGCCGACGCTGACCAAGACGCTCGATTCGTTGTTCGTCGATGACAAAGAAGGCAAACCGGTGGGGATCGCTCAGTTCATTGGTCGTCGTCCGATCGCGTGCTTTGGAAACAGCGACGGAGATCAGGCGATGATGGAATACACCACGATCGACAACCCGCGACCAAGCTTCGGTTTGATCGTGCATCACACCGACGCCGAGCGTGAATACGCTTACGACGCGAACCCGACCAGCAGCGGCAAACTGACAACGGCACTCGACGCCGCTCCGCAGCGAGGATGGACGGTCGTGGATATGAAGCAAGATTGGAAAACGGTGTTCCCCGATGACCCCAAGGACGGAACGTCCAGCCTGATTGGCGAATGGTTGGTCGAAGACATCGCCGGCAAGGGCGTCGTTGATCGCGTTCAGACAACGGTCAATTTTTCAGCCGATGGCACCGCCAGTGGCAGCACGGGTGTGAATCGCTATTCGGGTAAAGCCGACATCGACGGCAACAAGCTGACCTTTGGGTCATTGGCCACCACTCGGATGGCCGGCCCTGCGGCGCTGATGGACCAAGAGCAGCGTTTCTTGACGGCAGCCGAAACGATCGTGGCTTTCGAGTTTGGTGAACCTGGGATCGTTTACTTCCTCGACAACAATGCCAACCGAGCGATGAAACTATCGAAGAAATAGCAGGCCTTTCCCAAGACTTCTCAACAACGAATTGCTACCACCATGATGCGACGACTCTCCATTTCGTTTGGCTGCTTGGTAATGTTCGCCACCAGCGGATTCACGTCGGGACAAGACATTTTGCCTTTCCCGCCAACCCCTTCGGCTTCGCAAGCCGGCGTGACGATTGCCAGTTCAACCTATCAAAAACGTGTCGAGCCGAAGCGTCTGCCTGCGGATGCTCCGAATATCTTGATCGTCTTGATGGATGACTTGGGTGCCGGAACGCCATCGACGTACGGCGGTGAGATCCATACGCCGACGCTCAGCCGAATCGCCGGTGCAGGCGTTTCGTACAACCGATTTCACTCGACCGCGATGTGTTCGCCAACTCGGGCATCACTGTTGACCGGTCGCAATCACACCCGCGTCGGCAACGGCCAGATCGCTGCGATCGCCAATGATTTCGACGGATTCAGTGGCATCATTCCCAAGTCTTCCGCGACGATGGCGGAGGTGTTGAAGGCGTACGGTTACAACACGTCCGCGTTCGGCAAGTGGCACAACACGCCCGAAGAACAGATCACCAACAAGGGGCCATTCGAGTATTGGCCGACGGGTTACGGGTTTGAGTACTTTTACGGATTCCTGGCCGGTGAAGCATCGCAGTACGAACCGACGATGGTACGCAACACGAACTACGTCGCCCATCCAGAAGTGTCCGGTGGCAACGATCACTATCACCTGTCCGAAGATTTGGCCGACGACGCGATCACTTGGCTGCGGGAACAGAAAGCCTACGCACCCGACAAGCCGTTCTTTATGTATTGGGCGCCCGGTGCGTCGCATGGTCCGCATCACGTGATGAAGGAATGGGCGGACAAGTACCACGGAAAGTTTGATGACGGCTGGGATGCCTATCGCGAGCGCGTGTTCGTGAATCAGAAACGACTTGGCTGGATTCCGGAGAACGCCAAGCTGACGGCTCGCGCGGACTCGATGGCCTCGTGGGATTCGATTCCCGAAAGCGAGAAGCCGTTTCAACGTCGCTTGATGGAAATCTTTGCTGGATTCACCGAACACGCGGACGCGCAAGTCGGACGTGTGATCGACGAGGTGGAATCTCAGGGCAGGCTCGACAACACGTTGGTGCTGTATATCTGGGGTGACAACGGTTCGTCGTCCGAAGGACTCTACGGGACGATCAGCGAGCAGTTGGCTCAAAACGGAATTCCGACCAAAATTTCGCAGCACTTGACGGCATTGGAAGAGCTCGGCGGACTCGATGCGTTGGGCACCGCGAAGACCGACAACATGTATCACGCCGGATGGGCTTGGGCGGGCAGCACGCCGTACAAGGGAACCAAGTTGCAAGGTGCGTACTTCGGTGGCACACGGCAACCGATGGCGGTGTCTTGGCCTAAGAAACTCAAGGCAGACAAAACAGCTCGACCTCAATTCCACCACGTCGTCGACATCGCTCCGACGATTTATGAATTGCTGGACATCCCTGCTCCTCAAGTCGTCAACGGTTTTTCGCAGGATCCATTCGATGGCGTCAGCATGGCTTATTCGCTTGACGATCCGGCAGCGACTGGCACGCGTCAAACGCAGTTCTTCGACATCATGGCCAGTCGCGGCGTGTACCAGAACGGTTGGTTCGCGAGTGCTCGCGGGCCGCGTGAACCTTGGGTCGGCGGCATTCCGCCGGGCATTCGCGAGTGGTCGCCGCTGACCGATACCTGGGAGCTTTACAACATCGACGAAGACTGGACGCAGGCGAACGATTTGGCGGCGGCCAATCCAGCCAAGCTGGAAGAGATGAAAGCGTTGTTTCTGACCGAGTCGGCGAAGAACAAAAACTTACCCATCGGTGGCGGCCTTTGGTCGACGGCGCTTTATCACCCCGAGGACGCACCGGCATCGCCCCTGACCCAGTGGACTTTCGATCATCCGATCACCGGCATGCCGGAATCCGCCGCACCGAAACTGGGTAAGGTCAGCAGCGTCGTGACGATGGAAGTCGATGTCCCCCAAGACGCCAACGGTGTGTTGTACGCCTTGGCGGGTTTCTCTGGGGGAGTGACCTGTTACGTGAACGAGGGCATCCTGTGTTACGAATTCAACCTGTTTGAAATTGAACGCACGAAGATTCGTTCCTCGTCCACGCTTCCGATTGGCCAAGCAACGATCGAAATCGAATCCAAGCTGGTCGACAAGATCGGCGGGCCAATGGAGATCACATTGCGAGTGGACGGCAAGGAAGTCGGCAAGGGCCGCGTGCCTCGCGCGATGTCGTTGCACTTCACCAGCAACGCAACGTTCGACATCGGCACGGACCTGGATTCGCCCGTCTCGCTGGACTACTACGACGAAGCACCATTCGAGTTCAGCGGTGCGATTGGCAAGACCACTGTGACTTACACGACGAAGTGAATGACTTAGAAATTTCGAACTTGAAAGCGAAGTGATGGAATATCAATTTGAGTCCATGGGCCCGGCGATCCGCGTGATCGTTTTGGTGTTCATGATGGTCTTTGCGGTTCTTGCGCTGGGTTTGGTCGTCATGCTGGCGATGCTGCCCGGCCGGATCGCCGCCTCGCGAAATCATCCTCAGCAACAAGCCGTCAGCGTTTGCGGATGGGTGGGATTGCCGACGGGAATCCTTTGGGCGATCGCGATGGTGTGGGCGTTTTGGATCGACAAGGATCAACGAACCGCATCGCCAACGATTGACTCAAAACTAGCCGGTCAACTCGACCAGCTCGAAAAATCACTCACCGCCCTCGAAGCAAGCCGCTAAGGAGTTCACAAAGCATGATTCCCGCCATCCTGAGTTGCGTTTACGTGATCTACCTTTACCGGACGTTGAACGCGCCAGCGTCGGAGCATACGACGGACGCTCAATCCGAATCGCTTTCGGATCGCGTGTCACGCATCCAAAGTCGAATCGACTCGCTCACCAAGGAATCCAAGTCATGAGCTGGTTACTTGGTGGAATTTATTGCGGCGTACTCTGGCTCGTTTTTGCGAAGCTGAAGCTCATTCGATTGTCCTTACCGATTGCGATCGTGGCGGGTTCGATTGGGCCTTCGCTGATCATCGCACTGTTGTTTTGTGCTCAGTACTTTCATCCGCTGACGTACAACGCAATCGCGTTTGAGCAAGTCGTGCCCATCGCTGCGGGCGTCAATCAACGCGGTCGTGTGATCGAAGTGGCGGTCAAACCCAACGTGCCCGTCAAAGCGGGCGAGGTTCTGTTTCGTGTCGACCCGGTTCCTTACGAAAACACGATTCGGCAATTGACCGCGGCACTAGAACAGGCCAACCAGAGCGAGAAGGTCGCCGAGGCGTCGGTAGAATTGGCCAACGCCAGCTTGGACCAGGCGACTTCAAGCTTGGAGCTTGCCAAGAAAACTCGCGATCGTGAACAGAAGCTGATGGATGAAAACGCAGGCAGCCAACAGAGCCTCGACACCGCGATCAACGGCTACAACCAAGCAGCCGCGTCCGCGATCCAAGCCAGCACATCGTTGTCGCAAGCCAACTTGGCGGTCAGTTCCGCAGCAGCCCAAATCGTGCAAACGCAAACCCAACTCGACACCGCCAACTATCAACTCGAACAAACGACTGTTGTTGCACCGACGGACGGATACGTCGTCAACTTGCAGCTTCGCGAGGGCATGATGGTCGGCGCGGTCAGTGGTCCGGTGCTCAGCTTTGTGCTCGAAAATTCGGACGACAACCGTGGTGTCGTCGTGGCTTCGTTCAACCAGAAAAACTATTTGAGAATCAAGCCCGGTCAATACGCCGAAGTGGCACTGCACAGTCATCCAGGCGAAATTTTCACAGGACGAGTCCTCAACACGATTGATGTGACGGGCGCTGGTCAGTTGACCGCATCGGGAATCCTGCCGACGATTCTAAGTTCGGGAAAACCATCTGCGTTCGCCGTGCGAATCAAACTCGACGAGGCTGACAGCGTCCGGTTGCCCGGTGGTACTCAAGCGCTCGCGGCCGTTTACACCGAAGACATTCAAATCGCCGGATTGCCGGTGATGTTTGTGATCCGAGCCCAAAGTTGGTTGCGGTACTTGATGTAACGACAGACCAAGCTTGTCGATAATTGACGCAGGCGATCACCCCTAACGACTGGGCGGTGGTGGAAGCTTGAGTTCTCCTGCGGTGACCGCAAGCGAATGTTGATAGTGACGGAGCATCCCGTCGACGGATCGAAACTCAGGGCGATCGGCCAGGTCGCGAAATTGAGGATCCGATTGTACGGCAGTGAATCGATCGATGATGGTCTGCAGCGAAGCGGGATCGGGGTCCGTGCCGCGGAACATTTCGGCGGGCAACGCCAGAAAGTTCGCCCATTGTTCGTCGAGTATTTTGTACAACTGGGGAGCAAGTTGAACGAGCTGATTGCGGATCACCTCGGATTCGCGAGACACGTGATGTTCACCAAGTCCGGGGTTGAATGCGGGTTGCGGATTGGCTTCCGCGTGACCGGCGTACGAAGCAACCGCGATCGTTAACTCGCCGGCGGCGGTCGGGACGATTACCGGCTGGCCCGGCGCGGGGCTTCGATAATACGAGCCGTTGGCGATCGGATCGACTCGAACAACGGATCCGTCAATCGAAACGCCTGCGAATAGTCCGCGACTGCGCGAGTAGGTGTAGATTTCCGCTTTGAGTTGACCATCGGTGGCCACACCGGTTTCGCGTCCGACGGGGCCCGCGGCTGCGGCGGCATCGGCGCCCAAAGTCAACTTGCCCGACAGTAGTCCTTGGATGCTGCGCGCGGTTTTGAAGACCAGGATAATGTCCGACGACTGAACACCGACTTGCCAGCCAATATTTCCGCCGGTCAACGACACAAAGACGGGCGCATGCCAAATTCCGTTGGGTTCCCGAACGAATACCAGGCCACGGCCATGCCTCGCACCGACGATAAAACTGCCTTTGACGACATTGGGAATGATCGCAACACCAAACGCGTCTGCCAACATCGCTTGCGGAATGCGGCTACCCGCCGTGTCCATCGTTTCGCGAAGCACCGTCGTTGATTCGCGAACCACCCGATCCTCCGCCGTTTCGGGCGTGCCCTGGGCGGACACCATGGGAGCGTGGTTCAGGTATGCGAACGACAACAGGCATCCGAAGGAAAAAACAACGGCGACGCGGGCGAGTGAACTTGGCACGGCAAGAATCCTTTGGGTCGAACGAAAGCCATTTCTGTGGAGTACTTGGCAGTCTAACGCGAAACCAACAT
Encoded proteins:
- a CDS encoding arylsulfatase — encoded protein: MMRRLSISFGCLVMFATSGFTSGQDILPFPPTPSASQAGVTIASSTYQKRVEPKRLPADAPNILIVLMDDLGAGTPSTYGGEIHTPTLSRIAGAGVSYNRFHSTAMCSPTRASLLTGRNHTRVGNGQIAAIANDFDGFSGIIPKSSATMAEVLKAYGYNTSAFGKWHNTPEEQITNKGPFEYWPTGYGFEYFYGFLAGEASQYEPTMVRNTNYVAHPEVSGGNDHYHLSEDLADDAITWLREQKAYAPDKPFFMYWAPGASHGPHHVMKEWADKYHGKFDDGWDAYRERVFVNQKRLGWIPENAKLTARADSMASWDSIPESEKPFQRRLMEIFAGFTEHADAQVGRVIDEVESQGRLDNTLVLYIWGDNGSSSEGLYGTISEQLAQNGIPTKISQHLTALEELGGLDALGTAKTDNMYHAGWAWAGSTPYKGTKLQGAYFGGTRQPMAVSWPKKLKADKTARPQFHHVVDIAPTIYELLDIPAPQVVNGFSQDPFDGVSMAYSLDDPAATGTRQTQFFDIMASRGVYQNGWFASARGPREPWVGGIPPGIREWSPLTDTWELYNIDEDWTQANDLAAANPAKLEEMKALFLTESAKNKNLPIGGGLWSTALYHPEDAPASPLTQWTFDHPITGMPESAAPKLGKVSSVVTMEVDVPQDANGVLYALAGFSGGVTCYVNEGILCYEFNLFEIERTKIRSSSTLPIGQATIEIESKLVDKIGGPMEITLRVDGKEVGKGRVPRAMSLHFTSNATFDIGTDLDSPVSLDYYDEAPFEFSGAIGKTTVTYTTK
- a CDS encoding HlyD family secretion protein, producing MSWLLGGIYCGVLWLVFAKLKLIRLSLPIAIVAGSIGPSLIIALLFCAQYFHPLTYNAIAFEQVVPIAAGVNQRGRVIEVAVKPNVPVKAGEVLFRVDPVPYENTIRQLTAALEQANQSEKVAEASVELANASLDQATSSLELAKKTRDREQKLMDENAGSQQSLDTAINGYNQAAASAIQASTSLSQANLAVSSAAAQIVQTQTQLDTANYQLEQTTVVAPTDGYVVNLQLREGMMVGAVSGPVLSFVLENSDDNRGVVVASFNQKNYLRIKPGQYAEVALHSHPGEIFTGRVLNTIDVTGAGQLTASGILPTILSSGKPSAFAVRIKLDEADSVRLPGGTQALAAVYTEDIQIAGLPVMFVIRAQSWLRYLM
- a CDS encoding GxxExxY protein; translated protein: MPVRCAHSIANLSTDEFGELDYRVMGHAFDMHNELGRLADERIYQADLAARIETTGMRTRREFKIQLSHQSFCKSLFVDFVVADRGVYELKAVKKITDAHLGQLLTYLLLLDLSHGKIIDFGSSEVESKFVNATLDSESRRAFRINASDYRGEDHFRDLVIELLRDWGTSLTLSLYIEAIEHLLGGNQVATAMLPLNRNGVPLGNQRFQLASSDTAFRLTAMKQGLDAFQKQLSRLVLHSPLQAIHWVNIAHALVTFRTIRRASCKVW
- a CDS encoding lipid-binding SYLF domain-containing protein, with amino-acid sequence MPSSLARVAVVFSFGCLLSFAYLNHAPMVSAQGTPETAEDRVVRESTTVLRETMDTAGSRIPQAMLADAFGVAIIPNVVKGSFIVGARHGRGLVFVREPNGIWHAPVFVSLTGGNIGWQVGVQSSDIILVFKTARSIQGLLSGKLTLGADAAAAAGPVGRETGVATDGQLKAEIYTYSRSRGLFAGVSIDGSVVRVDPIANGSYYRSPAPGQPVIVPTAAGELTIAVASYAGHAEANPQPAFNPGLGEHHVSRESEVIRNQLVQLAPQLYKILDEQWANFLALPAEMFRGTDPDPASLQTIIDRFTAVQSDPQFRDLADRPEFRSVDGMLRHYQHSLAVTAGELKLPPPPSR
- a CDS encoding META domain-containing protein, giving the protein MKTVCSLLIFALLSTPVAAQDSLPSWNDGASKQAIVAFVKKVTTEGSESFVPAAERIAVFDNDGTLWCEFPLPNQATFAFDEIKRLLPENPVWKDDPAVTALVSGDVAALKADHNAGLIKIIALTHAGLTPDEFDERVQNWLATAKHPKFDCAYTNVIYQPMLEVLNYLRANDFETWIVSGGGKDFMRVFAEATYGIPPQQIIGSYGKLKYELKEGKPTLTKTLDSLFVDDKEGKPVGIAQFIGRRPIACFGNSDGDQAMMEYTTIDNPRPSFGLIVHHTDAEREYAYDANPTSSGKLTTALDAAPQRGWTVVDMKQDWKTVFPDDPKDGTSSLIGEWLVEDIAGKGVVDRVQTTVNFSADGTASGSTGVNRYSGKADIDGNKLTFGSLATTRMAGPAALMDQEQRFLTAAETIVAFEFGEPGIVYFLDNNANRAMKLSKK
- a CDS encoding DUF3302 domain-containing protein, which codes for MEYQFESMGPAIRVIVLVFMMVFAVLALGLVVMLAMLPGRIAASRNHPQQQAVSVCGWVGLPTGILWAIAMVWAFWIDKDQRTASPTIDSKLAGQLDQLEKSLTALEASR
- a CDS encoding amidohydrolase; this encodes MPLLTKQLIASLLVIVIACLGCDRCLGQSADAIFVGGDIITVNDVSPSAEAIAIRDGKIVAVGDRDAVMQTRGPETKIVDLDGQTMLPGFIDGHSHFINALSVANQANVYPPPFGPGDSVDAIVSAVKTLQAEQQFSPGELIMAYGYDDNALPADRKLTAADLDAAFADNPVIVQHVSLHGAVLNSAALKKYAITAETATPPGGIILRKPGTNEPEGLLMETAYLPIFESLEKPKGEALIQAIQRGQQIYAEAGITTSHEGSSTALDVQILNRAATNGELYIDVIAFPFITELDRVLTSFLANQFGKYNQRFKLGGVKITIDGSPQGKTAEFTTPYLTGGPGGEPRWRGEPTFPIETFDGMVKKVYDAGLPLIVHCNGDAAIDHLLAAHEKALGDKKSDDHRTGIIHCQFVRKDQLDKIAEYKLFPSFYTEHTYFFAATHIQNRGLEQASFLSPLKSSLDRGIRFANHTDFNVAPIDQMFVIWSAVNRMSREGEVLDPEQRISAIEAIKAVTIHPAYWCREKDRKGSLEVGKLADFVILDKNPQKVDPIAIKDIRVIKTIKEGVTVFALPNPRRPE
- a CDS encoding arylsulfatase; the encoded protein is MRLTALLLLIAATLSAVASVASAADKPNILVIMGDDIGWFNPSCYNHGMMGYQTPNIDSIARGGVMFTDAYGQQSCTAGRAAFITGQCPKRTGLLKIGMPGEDSGLQKEDPTIAELLKPMGYATGQFGKNHLGDLDKYLPTNHGFDEFYGNLYHLNAEEEPEDPDYPKDPEFRKKFGPRGVIKSSADGKIEDTGPLTSKRMETIDTEFLGGAMDFIDRQHKADKPFFCWFNSTRMHIFTHLQDEAKGKTGRGIYADGMVEHDGHVGQLLGKLDELGITENTIVIYTTDNGAEKFSWPDGGTSPFRGEKASTWEGGIRVPFAIRWPAAIKGGRVSNEIVSLEDCLPTLLAAAGEPAIKEKLLKGHQAGDTTYKVHVDGYNFLPYLKGEVESGPRDTYFAFVDDGSLGALRYKAFKFHFSTQTRDGIGSWFFKQEERKAPLVIDLRADPFEVAPEDSSYYDDWLVRHMYVMVPLKNLVGNFMATFKDFPVRQESGTFTPKQ